AATCGGCCGTTCGGGGGCATGGGGGAACACGAATCGAAGGCCCAGGTCCCGCGGCATTCGCAGCTCCGCGGCCACGGGAGCGAAGTCCCCGCCGTCCGCTCCCAGCCCGTGCAACCAGAGCACAGTCGCGCGGCTCGGGCCTGTCGGTTCCAGCAGGATTGCTTCTTGTTCGATCTCCATATCGGACGCCTTTCCCAAGCGATTGTCCGTAGCCTTGAGGCAACTTCGTTACTCTCCCGGCGCCGCTTTCGGGTGCCGCTCTCCCGGGCGTATCGGCATGTGATATGCTCGGCGCATTCCCCGGTGCCGCGAGACCGCCCGCGATCATAATGCAGTTTTCCCGCCTTGTCTGCCGCCGTCTTTGCCAGGCCGTTTTAGCCTTTGCGGTCCTGGCGGCGGCCTGCGGGCAAAAGGGCCCGCTCCGTCTGCCGCCGGAAGCGGGACTTGGGGCGGAACTTGGGGCGGGACCCGGGGCGGGAGGGGACGCGGCGGCCCGGATGCATGCCCGGATGCATGCGCAAGCGCCGCGGGAGCGGACATGGCGCCATTTCGACGGATAGGCGGCCTTCTGTACGCCGAGCAGGTCGCCTTGGATGCGATCGCCGCCCGCTACGGCACGCCTTGTTACGTCTATTCCCGTGCTGCGCTGGAGCGGAACTGGAGGCGCTTTGACCAGGCGCTGAGCGGGTGCCCCCACCTGCTCTGCTACGCAGTCAAGGCCAACTCCAATCTGGCGGTGTTGCAGGTGCTCGCCCGGTTGGGGTCGGGTTTCGACATCGTCTCCGGCGGCGAACTGCAACGGGTGTTGCGTGCCGGCGGCAAGGCGGAGCGCACCGTGTTCTCGGGGGTGGGTAAGCGCGACGACGAACTGCGCATGGCCCTGGAGGCCGACATCCGGTGTTTCAATGTGGAGTCCGTGGCCGAGCTGGAGCGCTTGGCGCATATTGCCGCGGCGCGAGACGGCTGCGCCCCCGTAGCCCTGCGCGTCAACCCGGAGATCGAAGCCGGGGCTCATGCGCACATCGCGACCGCCGCCAGCGGCAGCAAGTTCGGCCTGCCCTGGAAACAGGTGCCGGAGCTTTGCCGCCGGGTGCGGCAACTCCCCGGAGTGCGCCTCGATGGGCTGGCCTGCCATATCGGTTCCCAGATCGTCTCCCTGAGGCCGTTCCGGCAAGCGATGCGCAAGCTCCTGGGGTTGGCGGAGTCTCTTGCCGCCGACGGTTGCCGATTGCGCCACCTGAACCTCGGCGGCGGCCTCGGCATTCGTTACCGTGCCGAACGGCCGCCGTCGCCGGCCGTTTACGCGGCTGCCCTGGCCGCGGAAAGAACAGACGACTCCCTGGAGTTGGTATTGGAGCCCGGCCGTGCCGTCGCCGGTCCGGCGGGCATCCTGCTGACCCGCGTCGAGTACCTGAAGCATGGGCCGGAACGTAATTTTGCCGTGACCGACGCCGCCATGACCGAATTGCTGCGCCCCGCTCTCTACGATGCCTGGCACGAGATCCTGCCCGTGCGCGAGGGCGGCGACGCCCCCCGGCGGCGCTACGACATCGTTGGCCCGGTCTGCGAATCCGCCGACTGTCTGGGCCGGGACCGCGCGCTGTCCCTGCGCGAGGGCGACCTGCTGGCGCTCTGCGACGCGGGCGCCTACGCGGCGGTTATGGGTTCGAATTACAATTCGCGGCCCCGGCCCTGCGAGCTGTTGGTGGACGGAGACGCGGTCCGCGAAGCGCGCCGCCGCGAGACGATCGAGGAGTTGATGGCGAAGGATTTTCTCCCTTTCGAGTCCGCCGGCTAAGGCATTTGGCATCTCCGCCTGCTCTCTGGAGCGGGCGGCGTATGGTACGCGCCGTACTCCTCTGCGGTTCGTCGCGTACTTTTCCGGTGCATATGCGGCGGCTGGATGCACCGCATGGGTGCAGGCGCCGTCGTATTTTGCCTGTTGCCGCCGGTTGTTCACGGCAAGGATGCCTGCGGGAGGATGCGGGAGCGACGCGGGAATCGGGCGGCGCAGGCGAGGCATGGCACGAAAAATGCTCCTCCAGATTGTCGGCGGAGTTCGACGAGGACCGGAACGGCGCCGGCATTTTACTGTTACCTTTTACCGACCGCGGAGGAAGAAACCTCATGTCTCAGGAGATCAAGAAACTCATCGGCGAACACAACGTTAAATTCGCGGACCTGCGTTTTTGCGACACCCTTGGCAAGGAACAGCACGTTACCGTTCCGGTCTCCCAACTCACCGCGGGGTTCCTAGAGAACGGCAAGCCCTTCGACGGCTCCTCGATCGCCGGCTGGAAAGGGATCAATGAATCGGACATGCTGCTGATCCCCGACCCCGGGACGGCGGTGCTGGATCCCTTCTACGAAGAGGAGACCCTGCAATTGCGTTGCGATGTCGTGGAGCCTTCCACCATGCAGGGATATGCGCGGGATCCCCGTTCCCT
The window above is part of the Gammaproteobacteria bacterium genome. Proteins encoded here:
- the lysA gene encoding diaminopimelate decarboxylase codes for the protein MAPFRRIGGLLYAEQVALDAIAARYGTPCYVYSRAALERNWRRFDQALSGCPHLLCYAVKANSNLAVLQVLARLGSGFDIVSGGELQRVLRAGGKAERTVFSGVGKRDDELRMALEADIRCFNVESVAELERLAHIAAARDGCAPVALRVNPEIEAGAHAHIATAASGSKFGLPWKQVPELCRRVRQLPGVRLDGLACHIGSQIVSLRPFRQAMRKLLGLAESLAADGCRLRHLNLGGGLGIRYRAERPPSPAVYAAALAAERTDDSLELVLEPGRAVAGPAGILLTRVEYLKHGPERNFAVTDAAMTELLRPALYDAWHEILPVREGGDAPRRRYDIVGPVCESADCLGRDRALSLREGDLLALCDAGAYAAVMGSNYNSRPRPCELLVDGDAVREARRRETIEELMAKDFLPFESAG